In the Lepus europaeus isolate LE1 chromosome 18, mLepTim1.pri, whole genome shotgun sequence genome, one interval contains:
- the SPATA22 gene encoding spermatogenesis-associated protein 22 yields the protein MKRNLHENSTRSTAGCLPVPLFNQKKRNRQPLTSNPLQNDSGISTASDSYDFPPLPTDWALEAANPELAPLMKTRNTGQAPHSVSHPLGSQESVSKSIQSDSEGNQSGWSYRDGNKNISLKAWNKNDTTSQCKRRNLVANDGMNSCAVSLGAQQQKQSKISEHPNLPHHRETQELRQMHSSKICGSTIKGLGKNSAFQAFKPNLQDQFKKKTLGDIPEKNTTLKEASFQLQFKEKNNSLRILSVVIESMKYWREHAQKAVLLFELLAVLDSAVTPGPYYSKTFLMRDGKNTLPCIFYEIDRELPRLIRGQVHRCVGNYDQKKNIFKCVSVRPASVSEQKAFQAFVKVVDTEMRYCTKVMNEI from the exons ATGAAGAGAAACCTACATGAAAATTCAACTCGAAGTACAGCAG GCTGTTTGCCTGTACCATTGTTCAATCAGAAAAAGAGGAACAGACAACCATTAACTTCGAATCCACTTCAGAATGATTCAGGTATCAGTACTGCTTCTGACAGTTATGATTTCCCTCCTCTACCAACAG ATTGGGCCTTGGAAGCTGCAAATCCAGAGTTGGCTCCTTTAATGAAAACAAGGAACACAGG GCAAGCACCACATTCTGTTTCTCATCCCCTGGGAAGTCAAGAGTCTGTGTCTAAATCTATTCAATCAGATTCTGAAGGAAACCAGAGTGGTTGGAG TTACAGAGATGGCAACAAAAATATCAGCTTAAAAGCTTGGAATAAAAATGATACTACGTCTCAGTGTAAAAGAAGAAATCTAGTGGCAAATGATGGAATGAATTCTTGTGCAGTGAGTTTGGGAGCTCAACAACAGAAACAATCAAAAATATCTGAACATCCTAACTTACCTCACCACAGAGAAACTCAAGAACTCAGACAAATGCATTCATCAAAAATATGTGGTTCAACAATAAAAGGTTTAGGCAAAAATAGTGCATTTCAGGCATTTAAGCCTAATTTACAAgatcaatttaagaaaaaaacattgggtgatattccagaaaaaaatactaCTCTAAAG gaagCCTCATTTCAGCTGcagtttaaggaaaaaaataattcgTTAAGAATTCTTTCTGTGGTTATTGAAAGCATGAAGTATTGGCGTGAACATGCACAGAAAGCTGTACTTCTTTTTGAACTATTAG CTGTTTTAGATTCAGCTGTTACACCTGGTCCATATTATTCCAAGACTTTTCTTATGAGAGATGGGAAAAATACTCTGCCTTGTATATTTTACGAAATT GATCGTGAACTTCCAAGATTGATTAGAGGCCAAGTTCATAGATGTGTTGGCAACTATGACCAGAAGAAGAACATTTTCAAATGTGTTTCTGTCAGACCGGCATCTGTTTCTGAACAAAAAGCTTTCCAAGCATTTGTTAAAGTTGTAGATACTGAGATGAGGTATTGTACTAAAGTAATGAATGAAATTTAG